From the Euphorbia lathyris chromosome 6, ddEupLath1.1, whole genome shotgun sequence genome, one window contains:
- the LOC136232834 gene encoding polyphenol oxidase, chloroplastic-like: protein MSISSSFFCPFFPKTSQFSLTKTSKHPQFSRPVSCKTTKNEDHNQNNPTTRRDVLLGLGGFYGATTLGLGHDQLAMAKPILPPDLTKCGKADLPVGAQPTNCCPPPSTNISDFKPASSNSPLRIRPAAHLVDDAYIAKYTKAVELMKALPDDDPRSFKQQANIHCAYCDGAHNQIGFPDLDLQVHNSWLFFPFHRYYLHFHEKILGKLIDDPTFALPYWNWDSPDGMFLPTIYANPNSPLYDELRNKNHQPPKMLDLDYNGTDEGTISNQDQISSNLTVMYRQMVSNGKTSTLFLGEPYRQGDEADPGAGSMENIPHGALHIWTGDNTQPNLENMGNFYSAGRDPIFFSHHSNIDRLWTVWKSLGGRRTDFTDPDWLDSGFIFYDENAKPVRVKVRDCLDTKNLGYDYQEVDIPWLQSRPTPRKLVKKVSFSHQNHRQNVAFAAVAKNLTPITSFPFVLNKPISTMVRRPKKSRSKKEKEEEEEVLVIKGIEFEKDAAVKFDVFVNDEDDFPTGPSSSEFAGSFVNVPHKHKHSMKKTKTVLRLGITDLLEDLDVEGDDSLVITLVPRFGKGLVKIGGIKIEFARD, encoded by the exons ATGTCTATTTCCTCCTCCTTTTTCTGCCCTTTCTTCCCCAAAACATCCCAATTTTCCCTAACCAAAACATCAAAACATCCTCAATTTTCTAGACCAGTTTCTTGTAAAACCACAAAAAATGAAGACCATAACCAAAATAATCCCACTACTAGAAGAGATGTCTTACTTGGTCTAGGAGGGTTCTATGGTGCAACCACACTTGGTCTTGGTCATGACCAATTAGCCATGGCTAAGCCCATTTTACCTCCTGACCTAACCAAGTGCGGGAAAGCCGATTTACCAGTCGGTGCACAACCCACAAACTGTTGCCCTCCACCCTCCACAAACATCTCAGATTTCAAGCCTGCTTCTTCCAACTCGCCTCTCCGAATCCGTCCGGCCGCTCATCTCGTTGATGATGCTTACATTGCTAAATACACCAAAGCCGTTGAGCTAATGAAAGCCCTACCGGATGACGATCCTCGGAGCTTTAAGCAACAAGCTAATATTCATTGTGCTTATTGTGATGGTGCTCATAATCAAATAGGGTTTCCTGATTTAGACCTTCAAGTTCATAATTCTTGgctcttcttcccttttcatagATACTATCTTCACTTCCATGAGAAGATTTTGGGTAAATTAATTGATGATCCCACTTTTGCTTTGCCTTATTGGAATTGGGATTCTCCTGACGGAATGTTTTTACCGACGATTTATGCTAACCCTAATTCTCCACTTTACGACGAACTTCGTAACAAGAATCACCAGCCGCCAAAGATGCTCGATCTTGATTATAACGGCACCGATGAAGGTACGATATCGAATCAAGATCAGATTTCTAGCAATCTTACTGTAATGTATCGGCAAATGGTTTCTAACGGAAAGACATCGACGCTTTTCCTCGGTGAACCGTATCGACAAGGTGACGAAGCTGACCCAGGTGCCGGATCGATGGAGAATATCCCTCACGGCGCGCTTCATATCTGGACCGGGGATAACACCCAACCGAATCTTGAAAACATGGGAAATTTCTACTCAGCAGGAAGAGATCCCATCTTTTTCTCTCATCATTCTAATATTGATCGATTGTGGACGGTATGGAAGAGTTTAGGAGGGAGACGAACCGACTTTACCGACCCAGATTGGCTCGATTCAGGGTTTATTTTTTACGACGAAAATGCAAAGCCCGTCCGAGTTAAAGTTAGAGACTGTCTTGACACTAAAAACCTCGGATATGATTATCAAGAAGTTGACATTCCTTGGCTCCAATCTAGGCCAACACCAAGAAAATTGGTCAAGAAAGTGAGTTTTTCGCATCAAAATCACCGACAGAATGTAGCTTTCGCCGCAGTAGCAAAGAATTTGACGCCAATAACTTCATTTCCATTTGTACTAAACAAGCCGATAAGCACAATGGTTCGTCGGCCAAAGAAATCTAGAAGTAAGAAGgagaaagaagaggaagaggaagtgTTGGTGATAAAAGGGATAGAGTTTGAAAAAGATGCAGCAGTGAAGTTTGATGTGTTTGTTAACGACGAGGATGACTTCCCAACCGGACCAAGTTCGAGCGAGTTTGCAG GGAGCTTTGTGAATGTACCTCACAAGCATAAGCATAGTATGAAGAAAACGAAGACAGTATTGAGATTGGGAATTACAGATTTGTTGGAGGATTTAGATGTTGAAGGTGATGACAGTCTTGTGATAACTTTGGTGCCTAGATTTGGCAAAGGACTTGTCAAAATTGGTGGAATCAAGATTGAGTTTGCTCGAGATTGA
- the LOC136233032 gene encoding polyphenol oxidase, chloroplastic-like, translated as MSAFCPSINTSISSSFFSHFYPKTSQISLTKRRNHPQFSRSISCKTTKSEDHNHNRRDVLIGLGGFYGATTLGLGQDQLAMAKPILPPDLTNCEKADLPAGVQPTNCCPPPSTNISDFKLASSNAPLRIRPAAHLADDAYLAKYTKAIELMKALPDDDPRSFKQQANIHCAYCDGAHNQLGFPDLDLQVHNSWLFFPFHRYYLHFHEKILGKLIDDPTFALPYWNWDSPDGMFLPTIYANPKSPLYDELRNKTHQPPTILDLDYDGSDDRTISNQDQVSSNLTVMYRQMVSNGKTPRLFLGESYRQGNEADPGGGSVENMPHGAVHIWTGDNTQPNLENMGNFYSAARDPIFFSHHSNIDRLWTIWKSLGGRRTDFTDPDWLDSGFIFYDENANLVRVKVRDCLDTKKLGYVYQEVDIPWLQSKPTPRKLVKKVSFSHQNRGQNVALAAETKKSTPITSFPFVLNKSISTMVRRPKKSRSKKDKEEEEEVLVIKGIEFEKDTAVKFDVYVNDEDDLPSGPSSSEFAGSFVNVPHKHKHSRKKTKTILRLGITDLLEDLDAEDDESVVITLVPRFGKGLVKIGGIKIEFARD; from the exons ATGTCTGCTTTCTGTCCTTCCATCAATACAAGTATTTCCTCATCCTTTTTCAGCCATTTCTACCCCAAAACATCCCAAATTTCCCTAACCAAAAGACGAAATCATCCTCAATTTTCCAGATCAATTTCATGTAAAACCACAAAAAGTGAGGACCATAACCATAATAGAAGAGATGTCTTAATTGGTCTAGGAGGGTTCTATGGTGCAACCACACTTGGTCTTGGTCAAGATCAACTAGCCATGGCTAAGCCCATTTTACCTCCTGACCTAACCAACTGTGAAAAAGCCGATTTACCAGCCGGTGTACAACCCACAAACTGTTGCCCTCCACCCTCCACAAACATCTCAGATTTCAAGCTTGCTTCTTCCAATGCGCCTCTCCGAATCCGGCCGGCAGCTCATCTGGCTGATGATGCTTACCTTGCCAAATACACCAAAGCCATTGAGCTAATGAAAGCCCTACCGGACGATGATCCTCGGAGCTTTAAGCAACAAGCTAATATTCATTGTGCTTATTGTGATGGTGCTCATAATCAATTAGGGTTTCCTGATTTAGATCTTCAAGTTCATAATTCTTGgctcttcttcccttttcatagATACTATCTTCACTTCCATGAGAAGATTTTGGGTAAATTAATTGATGATCCTACTTTTGCTCTGCCTTATTGGAATTGGGATTCTCCTGACGGAATGTTTTTACCGACGATTTACGCTAACCCTAAATCTCCACTTTACGACGAACTTCGTAATAAGACTCACCAGCCGCCGACGATCCTTGATCTTGATTATGATGGCAGTGATGACCGTACGATTTCGAATCAAGATCAGGTTTCTAGCAATCTTACTGTAATGTATCGGCAAATGGTTTCTAACGGAAAGACACCGAGGCTTTTCCTCGGTGAATCGTATCGACAAGGCAATGAAGCTGACCCAGGTGGCGGGTCGGTTGAGAATATGCCACATGGTGCGGTTCATATCTGGACCGGGGATAACACCCAACCGAATCTGGAAAACATGGGCAATTTCTACTCAGCGGCAAGAGATCCGATCTTTTTCTCTCATCATTCTAATATTGATCGATTGTGGACGATATGGAAGAGCTTAGGAGGGAGACGAACCGACTTTACCGACCCGGATTGGCTCGATTCGGGGTTTATTTTTTACGATGAAAATGCGAACCTGGTCCGAGTTAAAGTTAGAGACTGTCTTGACACTAAAAAACTCGGATATGTTTATCAAGAAGTTGACATTCCTTGGCTCCAATCTAAGCCAACACCGAGAAAATTGGTCAAGAAAGTGAGTTTTTCGCATCAAAATCGCGGACAGAATGTAGCTTTAGCGGCAGAAACAAAGAAATCGACGCCAATAACTTCATTTCCATTTGTACTAAACAAGTCGATAAGCACAATGGTTCGTCGGCCAAAGAAATCGAGAAGTAAGAAGgataaagaggaagaagaggaagtgTTGGTGATAAAAGGGATAGAGTTTGAAAAAGATACAGCAGTGAAGTTTGATGTGTATGTTAACGACGAGGACGACTTGCCGAGCGGACCAAGTTCGAGCGAGTTTGCAG GGAGCTTTGTGAATGTGCCTCACAAGCATAAGCATAGTAGGAAGAAAACGAAGACTATATTGAGATTGGGAATTACAGATTTGTTGGAGGATTTAGATGCTGAAGATGATGAGAGTGTTGTGATAACTTTGGTGCCTAGATTTGGTAAAGGACTTGTCAAAATTGGCGGAATCAAGATTGAGTTTGCTCGAGATTGA
- the LOC136232982 gene encoding polyphenol oxidase, chloroplastic-like encodes MSVFSPSINITISSFFCPFFPKTSQISLIKRPKHPQCSRPISCKTTKNEDYNHDNPTTRRDVLISLGGFYGATTLGLGHDQLAMAKPILPPDLTKCGKADLPVGAQPTNCCPPPSTNISDFKPASSNSPLRIRPAAHLVDDAYIAKYTKAVELMKALPDHDPRSFKQQANIHCAYCNGAHNQLGFPDLDFQVHNSWLFFPFHRYYLHFHEKILGKLIDDPTFALPYWNWDSPDGMFLPTIYANPKSPLYDELRNKNHQPPGILDLDYNGTDEGTISNQDQISSNLTVMYRQMVSNGKTSRLFLGEPYRQGDEADPGAGSVENIPHGALHIWTGENTQPNLENMGNFYSAGRDPIFFSHHSNIDRLWTIWKSLGGRRTDFTDPDWLDSGFIFYDENANPVRVKVRDCLDTKRLGYVYQKVDIPWLQYRPTPRKLVKKVSFSHQNHRQNVALAAETKKSTPITSFPFVLNKPISTMVRRPKTSRSKKDKEEEEEVLVIKGIEFENDTPVKFDVYVNDEDDFLTGPSSSEFAGSFVNVPHKHKHSMKKTKTILKLGITDLLEDLDAENDDSVVITLVPRFGKGLVKIGGINIEFARD; translated from the exons ATGTCTGTTTTCTCTCCTTCCATCAATATAACTATTTCCTCCTTTTTCTGCCCTTTTTTCCCCAAAACATCCCAAATTTCCCTAATCAAAAGACCAAAACATCCTCAATGTTCCAGACCAATTTCATGTAAAACCACAAAAAATGAAGACTATAACCATGATAATCCCACTACTAGAAGAGATGTCTTAATTAGTCTAGGAGGGTTCTATGGTGCAACCACACTTGGTCTTGGTCATGACCAACTAGCCATGGCTAAGCCCATTTTACCTCCTGACCTAACCAAGTGTGGAAAAGCCGATTTACCGGTCGGTGCACAACCCACAAACTGTTGCCCTCCACCCTCCACAAACATCTCAGATTTCAAGCCTGCTTCTTCCAACTCGCCTCTCCGAATCCGACCGGCTGCTCATCTCGTCGATGATGCTTACATTGCTAAATACACCAAAGCTGTTGAGCTAATGAAAGCCCTACCGGACCACGATCCTCGGAGCTTTAAGCAACAAGCTAATATTCATTGTGCTTATTGTAATGGTGCTCATAATCAATTAGGGTTTCCTGATTTAGattttcaagttcataattcttggctcttcttcccttttcatagATACTATCTTCACTTCCATGAGAAGATTTTGGGTAAATTAATTGATGATCCTACATTTGCTTTGCCTTATTGGAATTGGGATTCCCCCGACGGAATGTTTTTACCGACGATTTACGCTAACCCTAAATCTCCACTTTACGATGAACTTCGTAACAAAAATCACCAGCCACCGGGGATCCTCGATCTTGATTATAATGGCACCGACGAAGGTACAATATCGAATCAAGATCAGATTTCTAGCAATCTTACTGTAATGTATCGGCAAATGGTTTCTAACGGAAAGACATCGAGGCTTTTCCTCGGTGAACCGTATCGACAAGGTGACGAAGCTGACCCGGGTGCCGGATCGGTGGAGAATATCCCTCACGGCGCGCTTCATATCTGGACCGGGGAGAACACCCAACCGAATCTTGAAAACATGGGAAATTTCTACTCGGCAGGAAGAGATCCGATCTTTTTCTCTCATCATTCTAATATTGACCGATTGTGGACCATATGGAAGAGTTTAGGAGGGAGACGAACCGACTTTACCGACCCGGATTGGCTCGATTCAGGGTTTATTTTTTACGACGAAAACGCGAACCCGGTCCGAGTTAAAGTTAGAGACTGTCTTGACACTAAAAGACTCGGATATGTTTATCAAAAAGTTGACATTCCTTGGCTCCAATATAGGCCAACACCAAGAAAATTGGTCAAGAAAGTGAGTTTTTCGCATCAAAATCACCGACAGAATGTAGCTTTAGCGGCAGAAACAAAGAAATCGACGCCAATAACTTCATTTCCGTTTGTACTAAACAAGCCGATAAGCACAATGGTTCGTCGGCCAAAGACATCGAGAAGTAAGAAGGAtaaagaggaggaagaggaagtgTTAGTGATAAAAGGGATAGAGTTTGAAAATGATACACCAGTGAAGTTTGATGTGTATGTTAACGACGAGGATGACTTCCTGACCGGACCAAGTTCGAGCGAGTTTGCAG GGAGCTTTGTGAATGTGCCTCACAAGCATAAGCATAGTATGAAGAAAACGAAGACTATTTTGAAATTGGGAATTACAGATTTGTTGGAGGATTTAGATGCTGAAAATGATGACAGTGTTGTGATAACTTTGGTGCCTAGATTTGGTAAAGGACTTGTCAAAATTGGTGGAATCAACATTGAGTTTGCTCGAGATTGA